The proteins below come from a single Triticum aestivum cultivar Chinese Spring chromosome 5D, IWGSC CS RefSeq v2.1, whole genome shotgun sequence genomic window:
- the LOC123120083 gene encoding uncharacterized protein isoform X1, which produces MATAEEGEGGEVQPPGLGRGRCPRFRRSEATRDMAGGGGVGGKEDGGTEPPLLFVLALPATALPAVVSRLEAAVPRKARSYLPRNVPSAWWSLRIPFIQPLPPAGDPANEEEGRRFPRPQRVQVAPSLDPGTADKPPKRLKRCLHCKAVETPQRRSGPMGRGTLCNACGVWYSKNGTLPEHRPVASPIVDSPLENPIWEPEVPGAIYLVRKSATERMPPRTEAAPAPAPRPGTSCLHCGSSEPPLWIEGSMGRREVCTACGMRYKKGRLLPECRPAECSVTDSRQESPVINSPPESPIWEPEAPSSVHLPRKPSKKKKRRRPRSEAPSAPWPANKGKRCQHCGSSETPQWREGPKGRATLCNACGVRYRQGRLLPEYRPVASPTFVPTKHANTHRKVLQLHRTRQSNDEHPSPLPADSVTNLPPIRNELPTTSTAGLASEDPTDAPGYTDNPINVPSSLDSLLLDGPSAPLIVESEDFAIS; this is translated from the exons ATGGCGACGGCGGAGGAAGGCGAGGGAGGAGAGGTACAG CCACCAGGATTAGGGAGGGGGAGGTGTCCAAGATTCCGGCGATCTGAGGCGACCCGCGACATGGCCGGGGGCGGCGGCGTTGGGGGGAAGGAGGATGGCGGCACGGAGCCCCCGCTCCTGTTCGTCCTCGCTCTCCCCGCAACGGCGCTCCCCGCCGTCGTCTCCCGCCTGGAGGCCGCCGTCCCGCGGAAGGCGCGCAGCTACCTCCCCCGCAACGTCCCGTCGGCCTGGTGGTCACTCAGGATCCCCTTCATCCAGCCGCTGCCGCCGGCTGGGGACCCGGCAAACGAAGAAGAGGGGAGAAGGTTCCCCCGCCCCCAGCGCGTGCAGGTGGCTCCGTCTCTCGATCCAGGCACGGCCGATAAGCCGCCCAAGAGACTGAAGAGGTGCCTGCACTGCAAGGCGGTGGAGACGCCGCAGCGGAGGTCAGGGCCGATGGGGCGGGGTACCCTCTGCAACGCCTGCGGAGTATGGTACAGTAAGAACGGGACGCTGCCGGAGCACCGTCCGGTGGCAAGCCCAATCGTCGATTCGCCGCTGGAGAACCCGATCTGGGAGCCCGAGGTGCCTGGGGCCATCTACCTGGTCAGAAAGTCGGCCACGGAGAGGATGCCTCCCAGGACAGAAGCCGCGCCAGCGCCAGCGCCACGGCCGGGGACGAGCTGCTTGCACTGCGGGTCGTCGGAGCCACCTTTGTGGATAGAAGGGTCGATGGGGCGGAGGGAGGTCTGCACCGCCTGCGGCATGAGGTACAAGAAAGGGAGGTTGCTGCCGGAGTGCCGTCCAGCAGAGTGCTCAGTAACGGATTCCCGGCAGGAGAGCCCAGTCATCAACTCCCCGCCAGAGAGTCCCATCTGGGAGCCTGAGGCGCCTTCGTCCGTGCACCTGCCAAGAAAgccttcaaagaagaagaagaggaggcggcCTAGAAGCGAAGCCCCTTCGGCGCCATGGCCGGCAAATAAGGGGAAGAGGTGCCAGCACTGTGGGTCGTCAGAGACGCCACAGTGGAGGGAGGGGCCAAAGGGGCGAGCCACGCTGTGCAACGCGTGTGGCGTGCGGTACAGGCAGGGGAGGCTACTGCCGGAGTACCGGCCCGTGGCGAGCCCTACATTTGTGCCAACAAAGCATGCCAATACCCACCGCAAGGTGCTCCAGTTGCATCGAACCAGGCAAAGCAACGACGAGCATCCATCACCGTTGCCTGCCGACAGCGTCACCAACCTGCCCCCAATCCGCAACGAGCTCCCGACCACCAGCACGGCAGGTCTCGCCAGTGAGGACCCGACCGATGCACCGGGCTACACCGACAACCCAATCAACGTGCCGAGCTCACTGGACTCGCTGCTGCTCGACGGGCCGTCAGCACCGCTCATCGTAGAGAGTGAAGATTTTGCGATTAGCTAG
- the LOC123120083 gene encoding uncharacterized protein isoform X2 — translation MATAEEGEGGEPPGLGRGRCPRFRRSEATRDMAGGGGVGGKEDGGTEPPLLFVLALPATALPAVVSRLEAAVPRKARSYLPRNVPSAWWSLRIPFIQPLPPAGDPANEEEGRRFPRPQRVQVAPSLDPGTADKPPKRLKRCLHCKAVETPQRRSGPMGRGTLCNACGVWYSKNGTLPEHRPVASPIVDSPLENPIWEPEVPGAIYLVRKSATERMPPRTEAAPAPAPRPGTSCLHCGSSEPPLWIEGSMGRREVCTACGMRYKKGRLLPECRPAECSVTDSRQESPVINSPPESPIWEPEAPSSVHLPRKPSKKKKRRRPRSEAPSAPWPANKGKRCQHCGSSETPQWREGPKGRATLCNACGVRYRQGRLLPEYRPVASPTFVPTKHANTHRKVLQLHRTRQSNDEHPSPLPADSVTNLPPIRNELPTTSTAGLASEDPTDAPGYTDNPINVPSSLDSLLLDGPSAPLIVESEDFAIS, via the exons ATGGCGACGGCGGAGGAAGGCGAGGGAGGAGAG CCACCAGGATTAGGGAGGGGGAGGTGTCCAAGATTCCGGCGATCTGAGGCGACCCGCGACATGGCCGGGGGCGGCGGCGTTGGGGGGAAGGAGGATGGCGGCACGGAGCCCCCGCTCCTGTTCGTCCTCGCTCTCCCCGCAACGGCGCTCCCCGCCGTCGTCTCCCGCCTGGAGGCCGCCGTCCCGCGGAAGGCGCGCAGCTACCTCCCCCGCAACGTCCCGTCGGCCTGGTGGTCACTCAGGATCCCCTTCATCCAGCCGCTGCCGCCGGCTGGGGACCCGGCAAACGAAGAAGAGGGGAGAAGGTTCCCCCGCCCCCAGCGCGTGCAGGTGGCTCCGTCTCTCGATCCAGGCACGGCCGATAAGCCGCCCAAGAGACTGAAGAGGTGCCTGCACTGCAAGGCGGTGGAGACGCCGCAGCGGAGGTCAGGGCCGATGGGGCGGGGTACCCTCTGCAACGCCTGCGGAGTATGGTACAGTAAGAACGGGACGCTGCCGGAGCACCGTCCGGTGGCAAGCCCAATCGTCGATTCGCCGCTGGAGAACCCGATCTGGGAGCCCGAGGTGCCTGGGGCCATCTACCTGGTCAGAAAGTCGGCCACGGAGAGGATGCCTCCCAGGACAGAAGCCGCGCCAGCGCCAGCGCCACGGCCGGGGACGAGCTGCTTGCACTGCGGGTCGTCGGAGCCACCTTTGTGGATAGAAGGGTCGATGGGGCGGAGGGAGGTCTGCACCGCCTGCGGCATGAGGTACAAGAAAGGGAGGTTGCTGCCGGAGTGCCGTCCAGCAGAGTGCTCAGTAACGGATTCCCGGCAGGAGAGCCCAGTCATCAACTCCCCGCCAGAGAGTCCCATCTGGGAGCCTGAGGCGCCTTCGTCCGTGCACCTGCCAAGAAAgccttcaaagaagaagaagaggaggcggcCTAGAAGCGAAGCCCCTTCGGCGCCATGGCCGGCAAATAAGGGGAAGAGGTGCCAGCACTGTGGGTCGTCAGAGACGCCACAGTGGAGGGAGGGGCCAAAGGGGCGAGCCACGCTGTGCAACGCGTGTGGCGTGCGGTACAGGCAGGGGAGGCTACTGCCGGAGTACCGGCCCGTGGCGAGCCCTACATTTGTGCCAACAAAGCATGCCAATACCCACCGCAAGGTGCTCCAGTTGCATCGAACCAGGCAAAGCAACGACGAGCATCCATCACCGTTGCCTGCCGACAGCGTCACCAACCTGCCCCCAATCCGCAACGAGCTCCCGACCACCAGCACGGCAGGTCTCGCCAGTGAGGACCCGACCGATGCACCGGGCTACACCGACAACCCAATCAACGTGCCGAGCTCACTGGACTCGCTGCTGCTCGACGGGCCGTCAGCACCGCTCATCGTAGAGAGTGAAGATTTTGCGATTAGCTAG